Proteins encoded in a region of the Prochlorothrix hollandica PCC 9006 = CALU 1027 genome:
- a CDS encoding AAA family ATPase, with amino-acid sequence MLSHYELTNFKAFGKTQTIPIRPITLLYGPNSAGKSSVLQSLLLLKQTLEDPENFESVLLPQGKLTHLGNYQELIHNHDLNSQFTVKAIFQPERQSTTQESQVDFEGKDTKNLSHGLGISFAYSQDSKKSEVIQIHLFQGNAQIPVISYKIDEESGILSLAQIDMRHQFWQSWWHDVQNKLIDVFFTQVRDALSGKIRLRPNQRKTLNTALRKQVKSLKSEMSQDDFDKNSALADLVDEMEYLIDLDQRLKTYTLPEAITDLLKVVPFYSYLEYQSFMPTALIIDEEDESLQWQWETKHLLQFHRTLGTLDLLDRLIKEASTQMRTFLTDLVYIAPLRDYPERLYTFSGHVNDQIGKTGKGIAELLFKKEDVLEHLNQNFEIFNLRYRVKIVKFLNEDDHQISDVFTIRLVDQFTNVDVSLLDVGFGISQILPVLVQSIASRQRTIAIEQPEIHLHPRLQGELADVFVKSALTENQNNFIIETHSENLLLRIMRRMRETVDGTLPPDYPPITPDQVCVLYVDFNSNGSASFIQELPLNHRGELVKAWPGGFFEEALEEVFA; translated from the coding sequence ATGCTAAGTCACTATGAATTAACTAACTTTAAAGCCTTTGGCAAGACCCAAACCATCCCAATTCGTCCCATCACCTTACTTTATGGGCCAAATTCTGCGGGCAAAAGCTCCGTACTTCAGTCTTTGCTTCTCCTAAAACAGACCCTGGAAGATCCTGAAAACTTTGAGTCAGTTCTATTGCCCCAAGGCAAGCTTACCCATCTAGGCAACTACCAGGAATTGATACATAACCATGATTTGAACAGCCAGTTCACCGTTAAAGCTATTTTTCAGCCTGAACGCCAATCTACTACCCAAGAGAGTCAGGTAGACTTTGAAGGGAAAGACACAAAAAACCTAAGTCATGGCCTAGGAATTAGCTTTGCCTATAGTCAGGATAGTAAAAAGTCAGAAGTTATCCAGATTCATCTATTCCAAGGGAATGCTCAAATACCTGTAATTTCCTATAAAATTGATGAGGAATCTGGCATTCTGAGTCTTGCCCAAATAGATATGCGGCATCAGTTCTGGCAAAGCTGGTGGCATGATGTTCAGAACAAACTCATTGATGTATTTTTTACCCAAGTCAGAGATGCCCTCAGTGGAAAGATACGGCTTCGTCCTAACCAAAGGAAAACCCTTAATACAGCCTTGAGAAAGCAAGTGAAATCTTTGAAAAGTGAGATGAGTCAGGATGATTTTGATAAAAATTCTGCTTTAGCTGACTTAGTAGATGAAATGGAATACCTTATTGATCTAGATCAACGACTCAAAACCTATACCTTACCTGAAGCAATTACAGACTTACTGAAGGTTGTTCCCTTCTACTCCTATCTAGAATACCAAAGCTTTATGCCAACAGCTTTGATCATTGACGAGGAAGATGAATCCCTCCAGTGGCAGTGGGAGACTAAACATCTTCTACAATTCCATCGAACCCTAGGAACCCTCGATCTTTTAGATCGCTTAATAAAGGAAGCATCTACTCAAATGCGGACATTTCTTACCGATCTGGTTTATATTGCTCCCTTGAGGGACTATCCAGAGCGTCTTTATACATTCAGTGGCCATGTCAATGATCAGATTGGTAAAACAGGTAAGGGAATTGCTGAACTTCTGTTCAAAAAGGAGGACGTTTTAGAGCACTTAAACCAGAATTTCGAGATTTTCAACTTGCGCTATCGAGTCAAAATTGTAAAGTTCCTCAATGAAGACGATCACCAAATCAGTGATGTTTTTACCATTCGTTTAGTTGATCAATTTACCAATGTAGATGTTAGCTTGTTGGATGTAGGATTTGGTATTAGTCAGATCCTGCCAGTGCTAGTTCAGAGCATTGCTTCTCGACAGAGAACGATCGCGATCGAACAGCCTGAAATTCACCTCCACCCGCGACTCCAAGGGGAACTAGCTGATGTTTTTGTGAAGTCAGCCCTCACTGAAAACCAAAATAACTTCATTATTGAAACCCACAGCGAAAACCTTCTGCTACGGATCATGCGGCGGATGCGAGAGACGGTGGATGGAACCTTGCCCCCTGATTATCCCCCCATCACTCCTGATCAAGTTTGTGTCCTTTATGTAGATTTTAACTCTAACGGTAGTGCCAGCTTTATTCAAGAGCTTCCCCTTAATCATCGAGGGGAGCTAGTTAAAGCTTGGCCTGGAGGCTTTTTTGAGGAAGCACTAGAGGAGGTCTTCGCATAG
- a CDS encoding RAMP superfamily CRISPR-associated protein — protein MVFERPKRPNQPNSSGSQPNPTQRANQPNRPQSRPTQGGGGGPRPPMPGRGNQHPGGNNPQTPSPWLLETIVQPDPQASFVEYLRWMREPGQDYKDPTKVQLLQLAEEGANYFDRLKTLTDRTRKIAETQGVVFQAKCTWRIRVGGHRGPESILLPAFDALGIPYIPSSTLRGVARTQAIRSLMQSQNFSWEQAEEHISRHYFGYLDSKNSEERSGKIVFLDAYPLPQPSGKSGGLAVDMANNIWKWDGDRLPTYSPNPNPFFSLQEPTLLIGLRPGPGCDSERLKQVKEWLSQGLQLGVGSQVNTGYGSLLIAGEKSPLKPFFAVEFSLEGQLIHGQQKFTQWNWNPNRQEWQMRGKPHPEVRSIAFKSMLRYWFRSFALGVLPSGEVKTLESQLFGAIDPQTRGWVIFQIHNGKLVQKEARPTAQGKDDPCGEQSGELKLFLSSEAPTQYTQAIASLMQSLVWLMFHLGGIGQGARRPCYSRKTRDRAPWWRGSSLFPEESEFWNLPDEVAEFKTLFDRRLQVFYSSLGKLTTQTIQNRSSYTAGPASKKDWVEAVDANCRIVVCSGATRYGKPYALSVLHSDGLKYNGNYDGSLCGTVFGKVKPSPVWIADLGDYQVVTVFGVTDDPQNPRCRFLKELKAQTDRDKYAQI, from the coding sequence ATGGTTTTTGAGCGACCCAAACGGCCTAATCAGCCTAATTCATCGGGATCACAGCCGAATCCAACCCAACGAGCCAATCAGCCCAATCGGCCCCAGTCTCGTCCTACACAAGGTGGTGGAGGTGGCCCTCGTCCCCCCATGCCAGGGAGAGGCAATCAGCATCCTGGTGGGAACAATCCCCAAACTCCTTCCCCGTGGCTTCTGGAAACGATCGTTCAGCCTGACCCCCAGGCTAGTTTTGTGGAGTATCTGCGCTGGATGCGAGAACCCGGTCAGGATTACAAAGATCCGACTAAAGTGCAACTGTTGCAACTGGCAGAGGAGGGGGCGAATTATTTCGATCGCCTCAAAACCCTCACCGATCGCACTCGCAAAATTGCCGAAACCCAGGGCGTAGTTTTCCAAGCCAAATGCACATGGCGGATCCGCGTCGGTGGCCACCGGGGGCCAGAAAGCATCTTGCTCCCCGCCTTTGATGCCCTGGGGATTCCCTATATCCCCTCCAGTACTCTACGGGGCGTGGCCCGAACTCAAGCCATTCGCTCCTTAATGCAAAGCCAGAATTTCTCCTGGGAACAAGCGGAGGAACACATTTCTCGGCACTATTTTGGCTACCTCGATAGTAAAAACAGTGAAGAGCGATCGGGTAAGATAGTCTTCCTAGATGCCTATCCCCTGCCCCAACCTTCGGGTAAATCTGGGGGATTAGCAGTAGACATGGCTAATAATATTTGGAAGTGGGACGGAGATAGACTACCAACCTACTCCCCCAACCCCAATCCATTCTTTTCCCTCCAGGAACCCACATTGCTGATTGGGTTACGTCCCGGCCCAGGTTGTGACTCGGAACGATTAAAGCAGGTCAAGGAGTGGCTCAGCCAAGGGCTACAACTTGGGGTGGGTTCCCAGGTGAATACGGGCTATGGCAGTTTGCTAATAGCCGGTGAGAAGTCCCCTCTTAAGCCATTCTTTGCAGTGGAGTTTAGCCTAGAGGGACAGTTGATCCATGGTCAGCAAAAGTTTACCCAGTGGAACTGGAACCCGAACCGCCAGGAGTGGCAAATGCGAGGGAAGCCCCATCCTGAAGTCAGATCGATCGCCTTTAAGTCTATGCTGCGCTATTGGTTCCGTAGCTTTGCTTTGGGCGTATTACCCAGTGGTGAAGTGAAAACCTTGGAGAGCCAATTGTTTGGGGCGATCGATCCCCAGACACGGGGCTGGGTCATCTTCCAAATTCACAATGGCAAGCTCGTCCAAAAAGAAGCCCGTCCCACGGCCCAAGGCAAAGACGATCCCTGTGGCGAACAGTCGGGAGAATTGAAGCTTTTTCTCTCATCCGAGGCTCCTACCCAGTACACTCAAGCGATCGCATCTTTGATGCAGTCTTTAGTGTGGCTTATGTTTCACCTAGGCGGCATTGGCCAAGGTGCCCGCCGTCCCTGTTACTCCCGCAAAACCCGCGATCGTGCTCCCTGGTGGCGTGGTTCTAGTTTATTTCCTGAGGAATCTGAATTTTGGAACTTACCCGATGAAGTTGCTGAGTTTAAGACCCTGTTCGATCGTCGTCTTCAGGTTTTTTACAGTTCCCTAGGCAAGCTCACCACCCAGACCATTCAGAACAGGAGTTCCTATACGGCGGGGCCAGCCTCCAAAAAAGATTGGGTGGAAGCTGTGGATGCCAATTGCCGGATTGTGGTTTGTAGCGGAGCAACACGCTACGGGAAGCCCTATGCTTTATCTGTTTTGCACAGTGATGGACTTAAGTACAATGGGAACTACGATGGAAGCTTGTGTGGCACAGTTTTTGGGAAGGTCAAGCCTTCTCCAGTCTGGATTGCCGATTTAGGGGATTATCAGGTGGTTACCGTGTTTGGAGTAACGGATGATCCTCAAAATCCTCGCTGTCGCTTCCTCAAGGAACTCAAAGCCCAGACAGATCGGGACAAATACGCTCAAATTTAG
- the cmr4 gene encoding type III-B CRISPR module RAMP protein Cmr4 — translation MIENLVYFYLLAPLHTGGTTQEGNLLGIARESHTNLPYIPSSTIRGRLRASVTDSIDDRHQLFGKDLDSGDTLTQGDIWIGDGSLLWLPIPSLSHGVIWVSSPLLLQRWARLTQQSITLPSEKYACFGMDAKKPVYLKDAIIKPSELTALSQDQFKALMPQSAHTATVKRAIVLPDQHCATLIQMGLWRQVKIKLDEHKTVKDGSFRYEEAIPPDTIMYFPWGTTTQAKHGTGSQSAADFTTLLNQADILQIGGQESLGRGFVQTWLAH, via the coding sequence ATGATTGAGAATTTAGTTTATTTCTACCTGCTAGCCCCTCTCCACACCGGAGGCACCACCCAAGAGGGCAATTTACTGGGGATTGCCCGTGAATCCCATACGAATCTTCCCTACATTCCCTCTAGTACCATTCGGGGGCGGCTGCGGGCTAGTGTTACAGATTCCATTGACGATCGTCATCAGCTTTTTGGTAAGGATTTAGACTCTGGGGATACCTTAACCCAAGGGGATATCTGGATTGGCGATGGCTCTTTATTGTGGCTTCCCATTCCGTCCCTGAGCCATGGGGTGATTTGGGTCAGTTCTCCCCTGCTGTTGCAACGCTGGGCACGGCTAACCCAGCAGTCCATTACCTTACCCAGCGAAAAATATGCCTGCTTTGGGATGGATGCCAAGAAGCCTGTCTACCTCAAGGATGCCATCATCAAACCGTCAGAGTTAACGGCTTTATCTCAAGATCAGTTCAAAGCCCTGATGCCCCAATCAGCCCATACTGCCACGGTCAAGCGGGCGATCGTTCTGCCAGACCAGCACTGTGCCACCCTGATCCAAATGGGCCTTTGGCGACAAGTGAAAATCAAGCTGGATGAGCATAAGACAGTAAAAGATGGGAGCTTTCGCTATGAGGAAGCCATTCCCCCCGATACGATTATGTATTTCCCCTGGGGAACCACCACCCAGGCCAAGCATGGCACTGGCTCCCAGTCTGCGGCTGATTTCACGACTCTGCTGAACCAAGCGGATATTCTCCAAATTGGGGGACAGGAGAGCCTCGGTCGGGGCTTTGTTCAAACTTGGCTTGCACACTAA
- a CDS encoding type III-B CRISPR module-associated protein Cmr3, with the protein MYWYTFTPLDILLFRDAKPFTPGERAWAGSVFPPNGHAIAGSLRGLLQSRHDLTLCGPFLCQDLTLHLPRPLNYIGTQPLAPVPWLQQQEPEHPSQQMLWDQRRPAPLLATGKDPEDKTEKADKPEYRQYLPWEQVQRLLQGQTLSKEDWTCPEGQSPKPWTVETRPHNAILSGTRQVKDSDGYFVENGIRLDEGWSLAIGVDRNTHQALQDADIPTTVRLGGEGHQALLKRAESLDPQWQALQTPSQRNFARSGPALAYLVTPGVFERKRNGVATCQAWPWEWKLAHTSQPNQTPGSLVSVATERPVPISCRIQGNDGSSIPAPQVFAAPPGSVYYLNHPQPLFQDQPQTAQGQLNKTHNWRRLGYSELLWLPAALSNTEES; encoded by the coding sequence ATGTATTGGTATACCTTCACCCCCTTGGATATCCTGCTGTTCCGGGATGCCAAACCCTTTACCCCCGGAGAACGGGCCTGGGCGGGGAGCGTCTTTCCCCCCAATGGCCACGCGATCGCCGGTTCCCTGCGAGGATTGCTCCAAAGTCGCCATGACTTAACCCTCTGCGGCCCGTTTCTCTGCCAAGATCTGACCCTCCATCTTCCTCGCCCTCTCAATTACATCGGTACCCAGCCCCTAGCCCCCGTGCCTTGGCTCCAACAGCAGGAGCCAGAGCATCCGAGTCAGCAAATGCTTTGGGATCAACGGCGACCGGCTCCCTTACTGGCAACTGGGAAGGATCCAGAGGATAAGACTGAAAAAGCCGATAAACCTGAATATCGGCAATATTTACCTTGGGAGCAGGTGCAACGCTTGCTACAGGGGCAGACCTTAAGCAAAGAAGACTGGACTTGTCCTGAGGGGCAATCCCCCAAGCCCTGGACGGTGGAAACTCGGCCCCACAACGCGATTCTATCGGGAACGCGGCAAGTGAAGGACAGTGACGGCTATTTTGTCGAGAATGGGATTCGCTTGGATGAGGGCTGGAGCTTGGCGATCGGGGTTGATCGCAACACCCACCAGGCTCTGCAAGATGCCGATATTCCGACCACCGTGCGCCTAGGGGGGGAAGGCCATCAAGCCCTGCTGAAGCGGGCAGAATCCCTAGATCCCCAATGGCAAGCCCTGCAAACCCCATCCCAGCGCAACTTTGCCCGATCGGGACCTGCCTTAGCCTATTTGGTGACCCCTGGGGTGTTTGAGCGCAAGCGCAACGGGGTTGCCACCTGCCAAGCATGGCCCTGGGAATGGAAGCTAGCCCACACCAGCCAGCCTAACCAAACCCCTGGTTCCTTGGTCAGTGTAGCTACAGAGCGTCCCGTGCCGATTAGCTGTCGCATCCAGGGCAATGACGGCAGCAGCATTCCCGCCCCCCAGGTTTTTGCGGCTCCTCCCGGCAGCGTCTACTATCTCAACCACCCCCAGCCCCTGTTTCAGGACCAGCCCCAAACGGCCCAAGGTCAGCTCAATAAAACCCACAATTGGCGGCGCTTGGGTTACTCAGAGCTACTCTGGTTGCCTGCTGCCCTATCTAATACCGAGGAGTCTTAG
- the cas10 gene encoding type III-B CRISPR-associated protein Cas10/Cmr2 — MSQVFWQAKIWGLLHDPALKALHNNTGRGGESIWQELAVMADWRELLQKDGEESSAELAMLTPKKSGKVLLKWIADADLITSASDRSAIGSLNSAINYGDQGPDQGLEISHLLSGAKIRNWKLPDLAHQELMKSRDRAQTIRETEQLLFPQWLKDETDPKKVFWWLWRCLPEAACQAFDDPSLLLMPAETRIPDGSIWSHTSMTAALSSALAGQHLTSQDLSERWSSHKSLSHAYLATFSFSPVQELIKASRKMRDFWAGSWVLHYLSTKVCWDLAQIYGPDSFLYPSLFQQPLIDYWLKDWLQPDQKAWAEFNKFIPQPKGASLLTAGFPNVIVIILPKDKVNAAMQTAEQSLKAEWRRLGQEVLDLLQSQRRWMPGLHETDQAWAGWLESQWQTYWSAVPIGKEGETLKDTAILKDQGATSDSDDWVKAQNVTYNLSKEKRLFLEKELQFLRATFGPKKPGVNVGSWWPYVFDKTRQALAAMKNARTWQLPTAFGPRSTISGLGPVVHPDNYSDYRDWLTEGDTASLWKNHVGVFDGIEELNATEVVKRCLHLILSKAILPNVPERWREESYTPDLTAGVAGWLRQQEQKAAMGDFSAQALIDHFLYACLDVSDSFPWVPQEEDWGIPWVKKHHEDWPNPRLLNAGWLIDDYEPDRLLSKDQQREMRNQKLLDVKKKIEQYFTTGNNPTDWYVLAVGDGDGMSDWLKGVLLEPYGSYVPDRLKEKVANSHQEREGVPEAFAQFLTQPKRMGPSTHAALSRALLDFSNQLVPYLTEQRYAGRLIYSGGDDVLAYTNLWEWDQWLWDIRQCFKGDIDPKDEFDDTGDYWRWKVGKTPENLSPRPLFTMGSKASISFGIIIAHHSVPLAIALENLWEAEEKAKEHFYLDLQEPDAKKRKKQKDAVQVRILYGNGNQLTSTAKFSVLDQWRSLFTIPDLDAALFEQAAQLWDQHPAPCRSAIAPWVTAFCSRREQLTEANQKQFQQALHGFLETLWDTTTPKNLNGENGEVQNWLKLAAFTLRKRVIKLPKSSGGAQ, encoded by the coding sequence ATGAGTCAAGTTTTCTGGCAAGCCAAAATCTGGGGTCTTCTCCATGACCCTGCTCTAAAGGCGTTACACAACAACACCGGACGGGGTGGGGAAAGTATCTGGCAAGAGCTAGCGGTGATGGCTGACTGGCGAGAACTCCTCCAGAAGGACGGTGAGGAGTCCTCAGCGGAACTCGCAATGCTGACCCCTAAAAAGAGTGGCAAAGTTCTACTCAAATGGATTGCTGATGCGGACTTGATTACTTCTGCTAGCGATCGCTCTGCTATAGGTAGCCTCAACAGCGCTATTAACTATGGGGATCAGGGACCAGATCAAGGACTAGAAATCTCTCACCTCCTCTCTGGGGCAAAAATCCGAAATTGGAAGCTCCCCGATCTCGCCCATCAGGAGTTGATGAAGAGCCGCGATCGCGCCCAAACCATTCGTGAGACAGAACAACTCCTCTTTCCCCAGTGGCTAAAAGACGAGACAGATCCCAAAAAAGTCTTCTGGTGGCTCTGGCGATGCTTGCCCGAAGCAGCGTGTCAGGCATTTGATGATCCCTCGCTCCTGCTGATGCCTGCGGAAACCCGCATTCCGGATGGGTCGATTTGGAGTCATACCAGTATGACGGCTGCGCTTTCCAGTGCTTTAGCTGGACAGCACTTAACGAGTCAAGATCTCAGTGAACGTTGGTCTAGCCATAAATCCCTGTCCCATGCGTATCTGGCTACCTTTAGTTTCTCTCCTGTGCAAGAACTGATTAAAGCCAGTCGCAAAATGCGAGACTTTTGGGCAGGGTCTTGGGTTTTGCACTATCTTTCCACAAAAGTTTGTTGGGATTTAGCCCAGATTTACGGACCCGATAGCTTTTTGTACCCAAGTCTCTTTCAGCAGCCCTTAATCGACTACTGGCTCAAGGATTGGCTCCAGCCGGATCAGAAGGCATGGGCAGAATTTAACAAGTTTATCCCCCAGCCCAAGGGGGCATCCTTGCTGACGGCTGGATTCCCGAATGTCATTGTAATAATCTTGCCAAAAGACAAGGTTAACGCAGCAATGCAGACTGCTGAGCAGTCTCTCAAGGCAGAATGGCGGCGTTTAGGTCAAGAAGTGCTAGATTTGCTCCAAAGCCAACGACGTTGGATGCCAGGGTTACACGAAACAGATCAAGCATGGGCAGGATGGTTGGAAAGTCAATGGCAAACCTACTGGTCTGCAGTTCCCATTGGTAAAGAGGGGGAAACGCTGAAAGATACTGCCATCTTGAAGGATCAGGGCGCTACCTCTGATTCTGATGATTGGGTCAAGGCTCAAAACGTAACCTATAACCTCTCCAAGGAAAAGCGCCTTTTTTTAGAGAAAGAACTTCAGTTTCTACGAGCTACTTTTGGTCCTAAGAAACCTGGCGTGAATGTGGGTTCTTGGTGGCCTTATGTGTTTGATAAAACCCGCCAAGCCCTTGCAGCGATGAAAAACGCTCGCACTTGGCAACTACCGACTGCCTTTGGACCACGATCGACTATTTCCGGTCTTGGTCCAGTCGTTCACCCAGACAACTATTCAGATTACCGGGACTGGCTCACGGAAGGAGATACCGCTTCGCTGTGGAAAAATCATGTAGGTGTGTTTGATGGAATTGAAGAACTCAATGCGACAGAAGTAGTGAAGCGATGTCTTCACTTGATTTTATCTAAGGCAATCTTACCCAACGTTCCGGAGCGATGGCGGGAAGAATCCTATACACCAGATTTAACGGCTGGAGTAGCTGGATGGTTACGTCAGCAGGAGCAAAAAGCAGCGATGGGAGATTTTTCAGCACAAGCCTTAATTGATCACTTTCTCTATGCTTGTTTAGATGTGAGTGACTCATTTCCATGGGTACCTCAAGAAGAGGACTGGGGAATTCCTTGGGTGAAAAAACATCACGAAGACTGGCCTAACCCCCGATTACTCAATGCGGGCTGGCTTATTGATGACTACGAACCGGACAGGCTGCTATCCAAGGATCAGCAGCGTGAAATGCGGAATCAGAAGTTGCTGGATGTTAAGAAAAAAATTGAACAGTATTTTACCACAGGAAATAATCCTACGGATTGGTATGTCTTGGCTGTAGGGGATGGCGATGGGATGAGTGATTGGCTCAAGGGAGTGCTTCTTGAACCCTATGGATCCTATGTGCCCGATCGCCTTAAAGAAAAAGTAGCTAACTCCCACCAAGAACGGGAGGGAGTCCCCGAAGCCTTTGCTCAGTTTCTCACCCAGCCGAAACGGATGGGTCCATCTACCCATGCGGCCCTGTCCCGTGCCCTGTTGGACTTTTCCAATCAACTAGTCCCCTATCTGACCGAGCAACGCTATGCAGGGCGATTGATCTACAGCGGCGGGGATGATGTGTTGGCCTACACTAATTTGTGGGAGTGGGATCAGTGGCTCTGGGATATTCGTCAGTGCTTTAAGGGGGATATCGATCCAAAAGATGAATTCGATGATACGGGAGACTATTGGCGATGGAAAGTTGGGAAAACTCCAGAGAATCTGTCACCTCGACCGCTGTTTACCATGGGCAGTAAGGCTTCAATTAGTTTTGGGATTATTATTGCCCATCATTCAGTTCCCCTGGCGATCGCCCTGGAAAACCTCTGGGAAGCTGAGGAAAAAGCCAAAGAGCATTTTTACCTTGATCTGCAAGAACCCGATGCTAAAAAACGCAAAAAACAAAAAGATGCAGTACAGGTGCGAATTTTGTATGGCAACGGCAACCAGTTAACCAGTACAGCAAAATTCAGTGTGTTAGACCAATGGCGATCGCTTTTTACAATTCCAGACCTGGATGCTGCCCTCTTTGAACAAGCGGCCCAACTCTGGGATCAACACCCTGCCCCCTGTAGAAGCGCAATCGCGCCCTGGGTCACTGCCTTTTGTAGTCGCCGTGAACAGCTTACCGAAGCCAATCAGAAGCAGTTTCAACAAGCCTTGCATGGCTTTTTAGAGACGCTGTGGGACACCACCACCCCCAAAAATCTCAATGGAGAAAATGGAGAAGTTCAAAACTGGCTTAAACTTGCGGCCTTTACCCTACGAAAACGTGTGATTAAACTGCCTAAGTCTTCAGGAGGTGCCCAATGA